In a single window of the Cupriavidus sp. P-10 genome:
- a CDS encoding MetQ/NlpA family ABC transporter substrate-binding protein, whose translation MRSTSLIKRLAVAVSAIGFIAAGSASAQEQTIRVGTVSGPDAEVWQVVQKVAKRNGLNVKVVEFNDYVQPNAALDAGDLDANSFQHQPYLDSQVKQRGYKMQSVGYTYISPLGIYSKNLKSPKDLPQGAKVAVPNDPSNENRALLLLQSQGVIKLKAGAGTNGNNATPLDVAENPRKLKIVELDAAQLARALPDVGAAVINTNYALAAGLQPTKDAIALEDIHSPYANIIVVRTQDKDKPWVKKLVAAYQSEDVRQFMKAQFKGAMVPSF comes from the coding sequence ATGCGCAGCACGTCCCTTATCAAGCGCCTGGCGGTTGCCGTCTCCGCAATCGGCTTTATCGCCGCCGGCAGCGCCTCGGCCCAGGAACAGACCATCCGCGTCGGCACCGTCAGCGGCCCGGACGCCGAAGTCTGGCAAGTCGTCCAGAAGGTTGCCAAGCGCAACGGCCTGAACGTCAAGGTCGTGGAATTCAACGACTACGTGCAGCCTAATGCCGCACTGGACGCCGGCGACCTGGATGCCAACAGCTTCCAGCACCAGCCCTACCTGGACAGCCAGGTCAAGCAGCGTGGCTACAAGATGCAAAGCGTCGGCTACACCTATATCTCTCCGCTGGGCATCTACTCGAAGAACCTGAAGTCGCCCAAGGACCTGCCGCAAGGCGCCAAGGTGGCCGTGCCCAACGACCCGTCCAATGAGAACCGTGCGCTGTTGCTGCTGCAGTCGCAGGGCGTGATCAAGCTCAAGGCCGGCGCCGGCACCAATGGCAACAACGCCACGCCGCTGGACGTGGCCGAGAACCCCAGGAAGCTGAAGATCGTGGAACTGGACGCCGCCCAGCTGGCGCGCGCCCTGCCCGATGTCGGCGCCGCGGTGATCAACACCAACTACGCGCTGGCCGCCGGCCTGCAGCCGACCAAGGATGCGATCGCGCTGGAAGACATCCACAGCCCGTACGCCAATATCATCGTGGTGCGCACGCAGGACAAGGACAAGCCGTGGGTCAAGAAGCTGGTCGCTGCCTACCAGTCGGAAGACGTGCGCCAGTTCATGAAGGCCCAGTTCAAGGGCGCGATGGTGCCGTCGTTCTGA
- a CDS encoding mechanosensitive ion channel family protein, giving the protein MNLELLLDHPWFGTWTAALVAVIVALIAHRLGGLLLLRITRAAPVLHAIVIKARAPAKAVLPLLALQTVWQAAPDDLRWIGNVRHLNGLLMIVATTWLAARIIAGFAQGVLERHPVDVADNMGARRIHTQTRVLSRIAMSLVIVMGAAMLLMTFPGARQVGASLLASAGVVGLIAGFAAKPVFSNLIAGLQLALTQPIRLDDVLIVEGEWGRVEEITGTYVVLRIWDDRRLIIPLQYFIEKPFQNWTRSSSELMGSVFFHVDYGMPLAPLRKELERIVHAAPEWDRRFFNLVVTDATERTMQLRVLCTAASSGLAWDLRCVVREGLIDFMQREYPQHLPRLRIEGEGGGNGESGAAMRGAAVQAA; this is encoded by the coding sequence ATGAACCTTGAACTCCTCCTCGATCATCCCTGGTTTGGCACATGGACCGCGGCGCTGGTCGCCGTCATCGTCGCGCTGATCGCGCATCGCCTTGGCGGCCTGCTGCTGTTGCGCATTACCCGCGCCGCGCCGGTGCTGCATGCCATCGTCATCAAGGCGCGCGCACCGGCCAAGGCGGTGCTGCCGCTGCTGGCATTGCAGACGGTGTGGCAGGCGGCGCCGGACGACCTGCGCTGGATCGGCAATGTGCGGCATCTCAACGGGCTGCTGATGATCGTTGCCACCACCTGGCTGGCGGCGCGCATCATCGCGGGCTTTGCGCAAGGCGTGCTGGAACGGCACCCGGTCGACGTGGCGGACAACATGGGCGCGCGGCGCATCCATACGCAGACGCGGGTGCTGTCGCGCATTGCCATGTCCCTGGTGATCGTGATGGGCGCGGCGATGCTGCTGATGACCTTTCCGGGTGCGCGGCAGGTCGGCGCCAGCCTGCTGGCCTCGGCAGGCGTGGTTGGCCTGATCGCGGGCTTTGCCGCCAAGCCGGTGTTCAGCAACCTGATCGCCGGCCTGCAACTGGCGCTGACCCAGCCAATCCGGCTCGACGATGTGCTGATCGTCGAAGGCGAGTGGGGGCGCGTGGAGGAGATCACCGGCACCTACGTCGTGCTGCGGATCTGGGACGATCGCCGCCTCATCATCCCGCTGCAGTATTTCATCGAGAAGCCATTCCAGAACTGGACCCGCAGCAGTTCAGAACTGATGGGATCGGTGTTCTTCCACGTGGACTACGGCATGCCGCTGGCACCGTTGCGCAAGGAGCTGGAGCGCATCGTCCACGCGGCGCCGGAGTGGGACCGGCGCTTCTTCAACCTGGTGGTGACCGACGCCACGGAGCGCACCATGCAGCTACGCGTGCTGTGCACCGCGGCCTCGTCCGGGCTGGCGTGGGACCTGCGCTGCGTCGTGCGGGAAGGGCTGATCGACTTCATGCAGCGCGAATATCCGCAGCATCTGCCGCGGCTGCGGATCGAAGGGGAGGGCGGGGGCAATGGCGAGAGCGGTGCCGCGATGCGCGGCGCCGCCGTGCAGGCGGCCTGA
- a CDS encoding AbrB/MazE/SpoVT family DNA-binding domain-containing protein, with amino-acid sequence MKATIRKMGNSQGVLIPKAILAQLGLEDEVEMDIVNDTLVIRRPRNTPREGWAEASRAIAEAGDDVLVLGEFPNADDAELKW; translated from the coding sequence ATGAAAGCGACGATCCGAAAAATGGGCAACTCACAGGGGGTCCTGATCCCCAAGGCAATCCTGGCGCAACTGGGCCTGGAGGATGAAGTGGAAATGGATATCGTGAACGACACGCTGGTGATTCGGCGGCCGAGAAATACGCCACGCGAAGGCTGGGCCGAAGCGAGCCGCGCCATTGCCGAAGCCGGTGACGATGTGCTGGTTCTGGGCGAATTTCCCAACGCGGACGATGCGGAGCTGAAATGGTAG
- a CDS encoding HdeD family acid-resistance protein, which translates to MIRLVLILLGFDYLRQRARGMFWLGIGFLLAGVVLFVDGLDSARFFPLEWFAGLLLAGGLGTLVVALVGAGGLKTMRLFKGLALVLAASLVLAGHHHGHFWLSMIFGTLFLADGLLQCVSASVVRFPRWRWAVGTGMLEVLIAIFFYQPYPTNYQGTVPYALSLWLLFGGWSMVMLAYRAIRVPETATIESLMHGPRRRRGDAASHGGSHWTDASHAPARRVTKTLLFAPAEHAAHLPDEGAPGLTVHVWTPSGSVQQPLRRRPVFDRYIAAVDANGAIWTGHTALEAPEGVYISFDPAEPLSRTPESVTQALRASADNDVPGVFEPDYATEASRRGDSTVRVHLRNYDAARLQRFWHAWRADTTYNLTYRNCAVSVARALEAAVEGALMRRRGRLGIRGQRQSWTLLLQTLCMPELWLAAQIRKRGKTMAWTPGLVRDYARALSLLVDPHPHPHAHAHPRRFWRLGLAAMNRWRRQRRQWRADDNQVQAE; encoded by the coding sequence ATGATCCGCCTTGTCCTGATCCTGTTGGGGTTTGACTACCTGCGCCAGCGCGCGCGCGGCATGTTCTGGCTCGGCATCGGGTTCCTGCTGGCAGGGGTCGTGCTGTTCGTCGACGGACTGGACAGTGCGCGCTTCTTCCCGCTGGAATGGTTCGCCGGCCTGTTGCTGGCGGGCGGCCTCGGCACGCTGGTCGTTGCCCTGGTGGGCGCCGGCGGCCTGAAGACGATGCGCCTGTTCAAGGGCCTGGCGCTGGTGCTGGCAGCGTCCCTGGTGCTGGCCGGGCATCATCACGGGCACTTCTGGCTGTCGATGATCTTTGGCACGCTGTTCCTGGCCGACGGGTTGCTGCAATGCGTGTCGGCATCGGTCGTTCGCTTTCCGCGCTGGCGCTGGGCTGTCGGCACGGGCATGCTGGAAGTGCTGATCGCGATCTTCTTCTACCAGCCGTATCCCACCAACTACCAGGGCACCGTGCCCTATGCGCTGTCGCTATGGCTGTTGTTCGGCGGCTGGAGCATGGTCATGCTTGCCTACCGCGCCATCCGCGTGCCGGAGACCGCCACGATCGAAAGCCTGATGCACGGGCCGCGCCGGCGCCGGGGCGACGCCGCGAGCCACGGCGGTTCCCACTGGACGGACGCATCGCATGCCCCGGCCAGAAGGGTCACCAAGACGCTGTTGTTCGCGCCGGCCGAGCACGCGGCACACCTGCCCGACGAAGGCGCGCCCGGACTGACCGTGCATGTCTGGACGCCATCCGGTTCCGTGCAGCAGCCGCTGCGGCGCCGCCCGGTATTCGACCGCTACATCGCCGCCGTTGACGCCAACGGTGCGATCTGGACCGGCCATACGGCGCTCGAGGCGCCCGAAGGGGTCTACATCAGCTTCGATCCGGCCGAGCCGCTCAGCCGCACGCCGGAAAGCGTGACGCAGGCGCTGCGCGCATCCGCCGACAACGATGTGCCGGGCGTGTTCGAGCCCGACTATGCCACCGAGGCGTCGCGCCGCGGCGACTCCACCGTGCGCGTGCACCTGCGCAACTACGACGCGGCACGCCTGCAGCGCTTCTGGCATGCCTGGCGTGCCGATACCACCTACAACCTGACCTATCGCAATTGCGCCGTCAGCGTGGCGCGTGCGTTGGAAGCCGCCGTGGAAGGCGCGCTGATGCGCAGGCGCGGAAGGCTCGGCATACGCGGCCAGCGGCAGTCGTGGACGCTGCTGCTGCAGACGCTGTGCATGCCCGAGCTATGGCTTGCCGCGCAGATCCGCAAGCGCGGCAAGACCATGGCGTGGACGCCGGGGCTGGTGCGCGACTATGCGCGCGCCCTGAGCCTGCTGGTCGATCCCCATCCGCACCCGCACGCGCACGCGCACCCGCGCCGGTTCTGGCGGCTCGGCCTCGCCGCGATGAACCGCTGGCGGCGGCAGCGCCGGCAATGGCGGGCGGACGATAACCAGGTGCAGGCGGAATAG
- a CDS encoding SGNH/GDSL hydrolase family protein encodes MPAATLADTDPLQVLVYADSLSWGIVPGTRQRLPFPVRWPGRLELALNADGGTPVRIIEDCLNGRRTVWDDPFKPGRNGLQGLAQRIEIHSPLALVVLMLGNNDFQSMHPHNAWHAAQGIGTLVQAIRTAPIEPGMPVPPVLVVVPPPIRTPRGPLAPKFAGGEHKWTGLPQAVAEVCAQLDCPMFDAGSLIQSSAVDGVHLDAEAHLALGDALVAVVRELLPR; translated from the coding sequence GATTCACTGTCCTGGGGGATCGTCCCCGGCACGCGCCAGCGGCTGCCGTTCCCGGTGCGCTGGCCGGGCCGCCTGGAACTGGCACTGAATGCCGACGGCGGCACGCCGGTGCGCATCATCGAAGACTGCCTGAACGGCCGCCGCACGGTCTGGGATGATCCCTTCAAGCCCGGGCGCAACGGGCTGCAGGGGCTGGCGCAGCGTATCGAGATCCACTCCCCGCTGGCGCTGGTGGTCTTGATGCTCGGCAACAACGATTTCCAGTCGATGCATCCGCACAATGCCTGGCACGCCGCCCAGGGCATCGGCACCCTGGTGCAGGCAATCCGCACCGCGCCGATCGAACCGGGCATGCCGGTGCCGCCGGTGCTGGTAGTAGTGCCGCCGCCGATCCGCACGCCGCGGGGGCCGCTGGCGCCCAAGTTCGCCGGTGGCGAGCACAAATGGACCGGCCTGCCGCAAGCGGTTGCCGAGGTCTGTGCACAACTGGACTGCCCGATGTTCGATGCTGGCTCGCTCATCCAGAGCAGCGCCGTCGACGGCGTGCACCTCGACGCGGAGGCGCATCTGGCGCTTGGCGACGCGTTGGTCGCGGTCGTGCGCGAACTGCTGCCGCGCTGA
- a CDS encoding serine hydrolase: MSKLQQRRRFLGAALSGLVAPALPACGGDDDPEPTPAPIPEAQITAAIAQVETLATNLMASSRVPGMAIAVVRGNQVVFARGFGRRLVTDPAPVDADTVFQLASVSKSIGATVVARQVGRGSIGWDTPVIRHLPWFALADAETTEAVTVGDLYAHRSGLPDHAGDRLEDMGYDRREVLTRLRFLPLHPLRAVYEYTNFGMTAAAEAVANAAGIDWATLSEQAIYQPLGMTRTSSRYADFAARDNRALGHVRVNGSWVQGMGTMPDAQSPAGGVSASVNDLGKWLIMVLAKGEFAGQRVVDAAALAPALSQQMQSGPPVQGRPASYYGYGFNIGTTELGLTNYNHSGAFAVGAATSFTAVPSLNLAIVTLTNGYPIGIPETLNAQFFDLVQYGAFRRDWGAIFADAFAPLLLPEGRLVGQSPPASPLPARALSTYAGTYRNDYYGPLQVAEQGGALVMTLGARPLVLPLTHWDGDVFTFTLHNENANPGTISQAVFASDRVWLEYYDHEGLGVFVR; the protein is encoded by the coding sequence GTGAGCAAACTGCAACAGCGTCGCCGTTTCCTGGGAGCCGCGCTGAGCGGCCTGGTCGCACCGGCCCTGCCCGCCTGCGGCGGCGATGACGATCCGGAGCCGACGCCCGCCCCCATCCCGGAAGCGCAGATCACCGCCGCCATCGCCCAGGTCGAAACGCTGGCCACCAACCTGATGGCCAGCTCGCGCGTGCCCGGCATGGCCATCGCAGTGGTGCGCGGCAACCAGGTCGTCTTCGCCAGGGGCTTTGGCCGCCGGCTGGTGACCGATCCCGCGCCGGTCGATGCCGATACCGTGTTCCAGCTGGCCTCCGTGTCGAAGTCCATCGGCGCCACGGTGGTGGCACGGCAGGTGGGGCGCGGCAGCATCGGCTGGGACACCCCGGTCATCCGGCACCTGCCATGGTTCGCGCTGGCCGATGCGGAAACGACTGAAGCCGTCACCGTCGGCGATCTCTATGCGCATCGTTCCGGCCTGCCCGACCACGCCGGCGACCGGCTCGAAGACATGGGCTACGATCGCCGCGAGGTGCTGACCCGCCTGCGCTTCCTGCCGCTGCATCCGTTGCGCGCGGTCTACGAGTACACCAACTTCGGCATGACCGCCGCGGCCGAGGCGGTGGCGAACGCCGCGGGCATCGACTGGGCCACGCTGTCCGAGCAGGCCATCTACCAGCCGCTGGGCATGACCCGCACCAGTTCGCGCTACGCGGACTTTGCCGCGCGCGACAACCGCGCGCTAGGCCACGTCAGGGTCAACGGCAGCTGGGTGCAGGGCATGGGCACCATGCCCGATGCGCAATCGCCCGCGGGTGGCGTCAGCGCCTCGGTCAACGACCTGGGGAAATGGCTGATCATGGTGCTGGCAAAAGGCGAGTTCGCCGGCCAGCGCGTCGTCGACGCCGCGGCGCTCGCCCCGGCGCTGTCCCAGCAGATGCAAAGCGGCCCGCCCGTGCAGGGCCGCCCCGCCAGCTACTACGGCTACGGCTTCAATATCGGCACGACCGAACTGGGCCTGACCAACTACAACCATTCCGGCGCCTTCGCGGTCGGCGCGGCCACCAGCTTCACCGCGGTGCCGTCGCTGAACCTGGCCATCGTCACACTGACCAATGGCTACCCCATTGGCATCCCGGAAACACTGAACGCGCAGTTCTTCGACCTGGTCCAGTACGGCGCTTTTCGCCGCGACTGGGGCGCGATCTTTGCCGATGCCTTCGCGCCCTTGCTGCTGCCCGAAGGCAGGCTGGTCGGCCAGTCGCCGCCGGCAAGCCCATTGCCCGCGCGCGCGTTGTCCACCTATGCCGGCACCTATCGCAACGACTACTACGGCCCGCTGCAGGTCGCCGAACAGGGCGGCGCGCTGGTAATGACGCTGGGCGCGAGGCCGCTGGTCCTGCCGCTGACACACTGGGACGGAGATGTCTTTACATTCACGCTCCATAACGAGAACGCCAACCCCGGCACGATCTCGCAGGCGGTATTTGCCAGCGACCGGGTATGGCTGGAGTACTACGACCATGAAGGGCTGGGCGTCTTTGTCCGCTGA
- a CDS encoding substrate-binding domain-containing protein: MAARKAAFVLLVWLAGPAWADDIRVITSGGFTAAYQQLVPLYEAATQDRVITAYGASMGNAPDSIPSRLARGETFDVVILADSGLDKLIAEGKVANGSRVDLARSLIGMSVRKGTPKPDISTPEALKRTLLDAKSIAYSASASGTYLSTELFHRLGVADQVKDKARKIYSERVGTVVARGDAEIGFQQISELLPFKELDFVGALPAELQQAVFFSAGTAAGRQTAAVARFVRFLASPAAATIVRTTGLEPVATPLPPPAPPVLGQVAKP, translated from the coding sequence ATGGCCGCCAGGAAGGCCGCTTTCGTTCTGCTGGTATGGCTGGCCGGCCCGGCCTGGGCCGACGATATCCGCGTGATTACCTCAGGCGGCTTCACCGCTGCGTACCAGCAACTGGTGCCGCTGTATGAGGCCGCTACGCAGGACCGGGTCATCACCGCCTATGGCGCTTCGATGGGCAACGCCCCGGATTCCATTCCCAGCCGGCTTGCCCGCGGCGAGACGTTCGATGTGGTGATCCTTGCGGACTCCGGCCTTGACAAGCTGATCGCCGAAGGGAAGGTGGCGAACGGGAGCAGGGTGGACCTGGCCCGGTCGCTGATCGGCATGTCGGTCCGCAAGGGCACGCCGAAGCCGGATATCAGCACGCCCGAGGCACTGAAGCGGACCTTGCTCGACGCGAAGTCGATTGCGTACTCCGCCAGTGCCAGTGGCACCTATCTCTCCACCGAGTTGTTCCACCGGCTTGGCGTGGCGGACCAGGTCAAGGACAAAGCCCGCAAGATCTACAGCGAGCGCGTCGGCACGGTGGTGGCGCGCGGCGATGCGGAAATCGGGTTCCAGCAGATCAGCGAGTTGCTGCCGTTCAAGGAACTGGATTTTGTCGGGGCGTTGCCCGCCGAACTGCAGCAGGCGGTGTTCTTCTCCGCCGGAACGGCCGCCGGTCGGCAGACCGCGGCGGTCGCGCGGTTTGTGCGGTTCCTGGCTTCACCCGCAGCGGCCACGATCGTACGGACAACCGGATTGGAGCCGGTCGCCACGCCGTTGCCGCCCCCGGCGCCGCCAGTGCTCGGGCAAGTCGCGAAGCCCTGA
- a CDS encoding HAD-IA family hydrolase, which yields MRLTKVSAISFDLDDTLWPFGPAVARAEATLLAWLLQHAPKTAGVLTSPEVLRELRASYEGENPHLAHDYRALRLGSILLALDMAGEDASLAEDAYDAFFAARQQVEFFEDALPALEWLSERFPLVAVSNGNADLKVTGGHHFFRAALSAGTFGTAKPAAAIFHAAAAAVDTPPELMLHVGDDPDLDVVGALGAGLQAAWLVRPDGPHTAQWQRSGAHPHLILSDLQSLCRALAG from the coding sequence ATGCGCCTGACCAAGGTCTCCGCCATCTCCTTCGATCTCGACGACACCCTGTGGCCGTTCGGCCCCGCCGTGGCCCGCGCCGAGGCAACGCTGCTGGCCTGGCTGCTGCAGCACGCGCCGAAGACGGCGGGAGTGCTGACCTCACCCGAGGTGCTGCGCGAGTTGCGCGCCAGCTATGAAGGCGAGAACCCGCATCTCGCGCATGACTACCGGGCCCTGCGCCTCGGCTCGATCCTGCTGGCGCTGGACATGGCCGGCGAGGACGCCAGCCTGGCCGAAGACGCGTACGACGCCTTCTTTGCCGCGCGGCAGCAGGTCGAATTCTTCGAGGACGCGCTGCCCGCGCTGGAATGGCTCAGCGAACGCTTCCCGCTGGTGGCCGTGTCCAACGGCAACGCCGACCTGAAGGTCACCGGCGGCCATCACTTCTTCCGTGCGGCGCTCAGCGCCGGGACGTTCGGCACGGCCAAGCCGGCGGCGGCGATCTTCCACGCGGCGGCGGCGGCAGTCGATACGCCGCCGGAACTGATGCTGCATGTCGGCGACGATCCCGACCTCGACGTCGTCGGCGCACTCGGCGCGGGACTGCAGGCCGCGTGGCTGGTGCGCCCGGACGGCCCGCACACCGCGCAATGGCAACGCAGCGGCGCGCACCCGCACCTGATCCTCAGTGACCTGCAATCGCTCTGCCGCGCGCTGGCTGGCTAA
- a CDS encoding LysR family transcriptional regulator — protein MSRINFALEDLQAFVATADKGSFRMAAETLHISQPALSRRIDKLEKTLGSRLLERTTRRVETTAIGKQFLEEARAALDILDSAVFRLGDEAALQRGLVTVAAIPSAAMHLLSDAIGIFAGRHPGVRVRVIDESANVGLASVLSGESDFGINFMGAQEPNIEFRTIRTEPYRLVLQRDHAWARRQSVAWQELAGQRMAGVSKQSGNRALIEHAIAHLEQRPTIYYEANHVVGVLALVEAGLGMAVLPGLALPPDHPRLRAIPLVEPAVDRILALIRRRDKALQPAAKALFEILADGSPPA, from the coding sequence ATGTCACGCATCAATTTCGCACTGGAGGACTTGCAGGCCTTTGTCGCCACGGCGGACAAGGGCAGCTTCCGGATGGCGGCCGAAACGCTCCATATCTCGCAGCCCGCGCTGAGCCGCAGGATCGACAAGCTGGAAAAGACGCTCGGCTCGCGCTTGCTGGAGCGCACCACCCGGCGCGTGGAAACGACCGCAATCGGCAAGCAGTTCCTGGAGGAAGCGCGTGCCGCGCTGGATATCCTCGACAGCGCGGTATTCCGACTTGGCGACGAAGCCGCGCTGCAGCGCGGATTGGTGACAGTGGCCGCGATCCCGTCTGCCGCGATGCATCTGCTCTCTGATGCCATCGGCATATTTGCAGGCCGTCATCCGGGCGTACGCGTGCGGGTCATCGATGAAAGCGCAAACGTCGGGCTGGCCAGTGTGCTGTCGGGGGAATCGGATTTCGGCATCAACTTCATGGGCGCGCAGGAGCCGAATATCGAGTTCCGCACGATCCGCACCGAGCCCTACCGGCTGGTGCTGCAGCGCGACCATGCCTGGGCCCGTCGCCAGTCGGTGGCATGGCAGGAACTCGCCGGGCAGCGCATGGCCGGCGTATCGAAGCAAAGCGGCAATCGCGCCCTGATCGAACATGCCATCGCGCATCTCGAGCAGCGGCCGACCATTTACTATGAAGCCAACCATGTCGTGGGCGTGTTGGCGCTGGTCGAAGCGGGCCTCGGCATGGCGGTGCTGCCGGGCCTGGCGTTACCGCCCGATCATCCGCGGCTGCGCGCCATCCCGCTGGTCGAGCCTGCCGTGGACCGGATCCTGGCGCTGATTCGCCGCCGCGACAAGGCGCTGCAGCCCGCGGCCAAGGCGCTGTTTGAAATTCTTGCCGACGGCTCGCCGCCGGCCTGA
- a CDS encoding VOC family protein, with product MELLINIDVDDLARGIAFYEQGLGLKLQRRLFDGTVAEMLGGNTPIYLLAKPAGTRPTSRSDTRRDYRRHWTPVHLDFVVADLEAAIERALEAGAEIEDWPQDFDWGRQATLSDPFGHGLCFIEWRGEGYGAVTG from the coding sequence ATGGAGTTGCTGATCAATATCGATGTCGACGACCTCGCGCGTGGCATCGCCTTTTACGAGCAAGGCCTGGGATTGAAGCTGCAACGCCGCTTGTTCGACGGCACCGTCGCAGAAATGCTGGGCGGCAATACCCCGATCTATTTGCTCGCCAAACCCGCCGGCACCCGCCCCACCAGCCGTTCCGATACCCGTCGCGATTACCGCCGGCACTGGACGCCGGTGCATCTCGACTTTGTCGTGGCCGACCTCGAAGCCGCAATTGAACGGGCGCTGGAAGCGGGCGCCGAGATCGAGGATTGGCCGCAGGATTTCGACTGGGGCAGGCAGGCCACCCTGTCGGATCCGTTTGGGCATGGGCTTTGTTTTATTGAGTGGAGGGGGGAGGGGTATGGAGCTGTAACCGGCTGA
- a CDS encoding type II toxin-antitoxin system PemK/MazF family toxin — protein sequence MVVRGEVWLVALDPAVGSEIRKARPCVVVSPPEMHDYLRTVTVAPMTSGSRPAPFRVGVTFQRRHGLILLDQIRAVDKSRLIKRAGELNENTLRETLRVLRECFADQN from the coding sequence ATGGTAGTGCGGGGTGAGGTCTGGCTTGTAGCCCTTGACCCAGCCGTAGGCAGCGAAATCAGGAAGGCGCGCCCGTGCGTCGTCGTCTCGCCGCCGGAGATGCATGACTACCTGCGAACAGTCACCGTTGCTCCCATGACTTCCGGTAGCCGGCCCGCACCCTTCCGGGTCGGCGTGACGTTCCAGCGCAGGCACGGGCTGATTCTCCTCGACCAGATTCGTGCCGTCGACAAATCTCGACTGATAAAGCGGGCTGGGGAACTCAATGAGAACACCCTGCGCGAAACCCTTCGCGTCTTGCGCGAGTGCTTCGCCGACCAGAACTGA
- a CDS encoding Bug family tripartite tricarboxylate transporter substrate binding protein has product MLKALFAALLVACGLTSALAQTPASFPTKPIRLVIPFPPGGGTDILARLVATQVSQATKWNFVPDNKPGAGGTLGIAEAVRAAPTGYELVMGQKDNLVVAPWLYKSVNYVPNRDLIAISHVAYTPIVIVTSANSRFKTLADVVTAARGAPGAVKYGSPGNGTTIHLAAEIFSHAAGIKLLHVPYKGSNAAMMDALAGNVDLMVASVPSALAQVKAGKLRALAVTSATRSTSLPDVPTVAESGYKQVDVSTWYGLFAPAKTPPEVVNRIHAEVNKVLATPAMIHAIQEQGAEARLMTTKEFSDLVQSDYKKWKDIVERSGAKLE; this is encoded by the coding sequence ATGTTGAAGGCCCTCTTTGCCGCACTGCTGGTGGCATGCGGACTGACGAGCGCGCTCGCGCAAACCCCCGCCAGCTTTCCGACCAAGCCGATCCGGCTGGTAATTCCGTTCCCGCCCGGCGGCGGCACCGACATCCTGGCCCGGCTGGTGGCAACCCAGGTCAGCCAGGCCACCAAGTGGAATTTCGTGCCGGACAACAAGCCGGGCGCCGGCGGCACGCTGGGCATCGCCGAAGCGGTCCGGGCAGCGCCGACCGGCTACGAGCTGGTGATGGGCCAGAAGGACAACCTGGTGGTCGCGCCGTGGCTGTACAAGTCGGTCAACTATGTGCCGAACCGCGACCTGATCGCCATCAGCCATGTCGCCTACACCCCGATCGTGATCGTCACGTCGGCCAATTCGCGCTTCAAGACGCTGGCCGACGTGGTCACCGCCGCGCGCGGTGCGCCGGGCGCGGTGAAGTACGGCTCGCCGGGCAATGGCACGACCATCCACCTGGCCGCCGAGATCTTCAGCCATGCGGCGGGGATCAAGCTGCTGCACGTGCCCTACAAGGGCTCCAACGCGGCGATGATGGACGCGCTGGCCGGCAACGTGGACCTGATGGTGGCATCGGTGCCGTCGGCGCTGGCGCAGGTCAAGGCGGGCAAGCTGCGCGCGCTGGCCGTGACCTCGGCCACGCGCAGCACGTCGCTGCCTGACGTGCCCACCGTCGCGGAAAGCGGCTACAAGCAGGTGGACGTCAGCACCTGGTACGGCCTGTTCGCCCCGGCCAAGACGCCGCCCGAGGTGGTCAACCGCATCCATGCCGAAGTGAACAAAGTCCTCGCCACGCCGGCGATGATCCACGCGATCCAGGAGCAAGGCGCGGAAGCCAGGCTGATGACGACCAAGGAGTTCTCCGACCTGGTGCAGTCTGACTACAAGAAATGGAAGGACATCGTCGAGCGTTCGGGGGCGAAGCTGGAGTAA